The Hippoglossus hippoglossus isolate fHipHip1 unplaced genomic scaffold, fHipHip1.pri scaffold_97_arrow_ctg1, whole genome shotgun sequence genome contains the following window.
tcccagGCTTTGGATTTTCCCACCAGGGTGTTGTCTGGCCCATCAGCCATCACCACCAGCTCAGCCTCCATGCTTCCTCTCCCCGCCACCCTCTCGACCACTGTCCCTACAGCCACAGCTTCCTCTGGATCACAGACCACCACCCCAGCAGCACCTGGGCAACATCTGGTGAGTCTTTTTGCGAAGAATTACACTGGGACAGTTATGTtacttttctgtatttgctactgtgtatttttttttgtttgttaattttgATGTACTCTTATATTTACCAGGCAGTGGATGAGCGTGGTGTTCCAGGAATGGACGGTGTGGACTGCCTGGCTGACTACTTGGTGGGGCTGAGAAATGAAACTGGCCTCACCCTTAACAACCTGCAGGCCAGTACAATCATAGCCCTGTGGCAGAACCTCCTGCCATATGATCGCCAGCGGGTGGAATATGCTGCACGGCACCAGAGTCGCCTGACAACAGGACGCTACAGGGTTTCAAAAAAGAAAGCTGAATTTACACCAGGTGTGGAGAGCATGACACGCTGTGTCTTAGGATCAACAGGATCCCCTGCACAGTGGCCAGACTGTTGTCGCCTGATAGAGTCCATCTTTGTCAAACTGTGCAACATCTATAAGAGCCCCAAAAAGCAGGGCAATTATGCTCTGACAAGATGGACTCTCATCCTCAAAGACTACAGCAAAATCAGGCAGCTGGTCCTGGGTAATGGTGTGGTCATGCAGACCACTACATTACAGTTGTTTGAGGTCAACCAAACAACCCTCATCCAGTGGCACAACAAGCGCCTGAAGAGGCAGGAATGTGGCATTCTGCTGCAAGGGGTCAACTTGCCTCCCTCTATTCCCGTTGCTTCTGTGCCTCTACCACCTATGCAGTCACGTCCCACTGCTGCACCCCCACAGCTTGGCCCCCAACATCAATACCACTTGCCACAGAGTACAGCAGGAAAGGCCGTGGACAAGAGGAAGTCTGTTCTTCCAGCCCAACACCTTCATCCTCCAAAGGCTTTCTGCCCAGGCTTGCCTTCTATGAGGCAGTTGGTC
Protein-coding sequences here:
- the LOC117759113 gene encoding uncharacterized protein LOC117759113; translated protein: MLEDVCTEEELDEGFGDAGLDHSLDLTIELLEMSSGPSPTSFSTPSSLHATAAPPRPGCSSSAAASEHHLIEYEDTEMPPGPSAPPASYLLPSSTSLSAAVSAAATVSPGPSASPPVTPAVARRALDFPTRVLSGPSAITTSSASMLPLPATLSTTVPTATASSGSQTTTPAAPGQHLAVDERGVPGMDGVDCLADYLVGLRNETGLTLNNLQASTIIALWQNLLPYDRQRVEYAARHQSRLTTGRYRVSKKKAEFTPGVESMTRCVLGSTGSPAQWPDCCRLIESIFVKLCNIYKSPKKQGNYALTRWTLILKDYSKIRQLVLGNGVVMQTTTLQLFEVNQTTLIQWHNKRLKRQECGILLQGVNLPPSIPVASVPLPPMQSRPTAAPPQLGPQHQYHLPQSTAGKAVDKRKSVLPAQHLHPPKAFCPGLPSMRQLVPQQARPHTSAPMPIVPQSSPVIGPIVVLPPQVPAVKLLAPAGPLPIPSSARRRYIRTTEKNKCSQCQQPRTLENGHRQYYGYVYCPFTTDMPHDQWLEDMRRKRAAKK